Proteins from one Clostridium cellulovorans 743B genomic window:
- a CDS encoding DJ-1/PfpI family protein produces MKILLLCAKAFETLEFSAFIDVMGWAREDYKCNISIDICGFEKIVTSTFGVSVMMDVLIDDINVEEYDALAIPGGFREFGFNEEALDVRTLDLIKKFDYYEKPIASVCVAAFALAESGVLKGRNATTYHLDNGKTQGELAKYGINIINKPVVIDKNIITSYCPETAPEVAFKLLEMLTNTEKMQQVKGAMGYN; encoded by the coding sequence ATGAAAATATTATTGCTATGTGCAAAAGCATTTGAAACATTAGAATTTAGTGCATTTATTGATGTGATGGGTTGGGCGAGAGAAGACTATAAATGCAACATTTCAATTGATATATGTGGGTTTGAAAAAATCGTTACTAGTACTTTTGGTGTCTCTGTAATGATGGATGTCCTTATAGATGATATTAACGTTGAGGAGTATGATGCATTAGCAATACCAGGTGGATTTAGAGAATTTGGATTTAATGAGGAAGCCCTTGATGTTAGAACTTTAGATTTGATAAAAAAATTTGACTATTATGAAAAGCCTATTGCAAGCGTCTGCGTTGCTGCATTTGCTTTGGCTGAGAGTGGAGTACTTAAAGGCAGAAATGCAACAACATATCATCTAGATAATGGGAAGACTCAAGGAGAACTTGCTAAGTATGGTATTAATATTATAAATAAACCAGTTGTTATTGATAAAAACATTATCACATCATATTGTCCTGAGACAGCTCCTGAGGTGGCATTCAAGTTATTAGAGATGTTAACTAATACAGAAAAAATGCAACAAGTAAAAGGAGCCATGGGTTATAATTAA
- a CDS encoding CatB-related O-acetyltransferase, with translation MGGNGNWKSASDECEIGNDVWIGAGANILRGVTIGNGAVIGASSVVTKDVPPYAIVVGNPAKIVRLRCKEEWIERLQKLKWWELPEEVIRNNLDLFKEALTNDVIEKIENIKANL, from the coding sequence ATGGGAGGAAACGGAAACTGGAAATCGGCATCTGATGAATGTGAAATTGGGAATGATGTATGGATTGGTGCTGGAGCTAATATTTTAAGAGGAGTAACCATTGGGAATGGAGCAGTAATTGGAGCTTCAAGTGTAGTTACGAAAGATGTACCACCATATGCAATTGTAGTAGGTAATCCGGCAAAAATAGTGCGTTTACGATGCAAAGAAGAATGGATTGAGCGGTTGCAAAAGTTAAAGTGGTGGGAGTTACCAGAGGAAGTTATTCGTAATAATCTAGATCTTTTTAAAGAAGCGTTAACGAATGATGTAATAGAAAAGATTGAAAATATAAAAGCAAATCTCTAA
- a CDS encoding galactose ABC transporter substrate-binding protein has translation MNLLKRTLTLTITLIFIIVTLTSCGLKTIKVSSNVSTKNPIKVGILLYSFEEMYLSLLKKSLEDIEKENTDKVEFTFFDGKANSAIQYQLMDEMINKNFDLIFLNIFESKQEILEDIIYRAKQKNIALILFLSTIPNLDIMKSYSKIAIIAAALKDPPVLEGQIIVDEWKTNKKIMDKNGDNILQYVMLKGKKDSTLSDTRTKYSLETIKNAGIQTDELSTVVCNWNRETAKDAITSLFLRYGPKIEAIIANNDTLAIGAIEGLQKYGYNKGNKSKTIPVVGIDALPEAQELIKKGFMLGSVFHNPRILADTIYTVGMNLVNEKKITEGTNYKLDSSGIIISAPFEEYTLKSIPKTD, from the coding sequence ATGAATTTATTAAAAAGAACTCTAACACTTACTATTACTTTAATTTTTATTATTGTTACACTAACAAGTTGTGGCTTAAAAACAATAAAAGTTTCTTCAAATGTTAGTACAAAAAATCCAATCAAAGTAGGAATATTATTATATTCCTTTGAAGAAATGTATCTTTCCTTGCTAAAAAAAAGTTTAGAAGACATTGAAAAAGAGAATACAGACAAAGTTGAATTTACTTTTTTTGATGGGAAAGCAAATTCAGCTATACAATATCAACTTATGGATGAAATGATTAATAAAAATTTTGATCTTATATTTTTAAATATCTTTGAAAGCAAACAAGAAATATTAGAAGATATTATTTATAGAGCCAAACAAAAAAATATCGCATTAATTCTATTTCTTTCCACTATTCCAAATTTAGATATTATGAAAAGTTATTCAAAAATTGCTATTATAGCAGCAGCTCTAAAAGACCCTCCTGTACTAGAAGGACAAATAATTGTTGATGAATGGAAAACAAACAAGAAAATCATGGATAAAAATGGAGATAATATTCTTCAATATGTTATGTTAAAAGGAAAAAAAGATAGTACATTAAGTGATACAAGAACAAAATATTCACTAGAAACAATTAAGAACGCTGGAATACAAACCGATGAACTTTCAACAGTAGTTTGTAATTGGAATAGAGAAACAGCAAAAGATGCTATTACTTCATTATTTTTAAGATATGGTCCTAAAATTGAAGCAATCATTGCAAACAATGATACTCTCGCTATTGGAGCCATAGAAGGTCTACAAAAGTATGGTTATAATAAAGGAAATAAATCAAAAACTATTCCTGTGGTTGGCATCGATGCTTTGCCAGAAGCTCAAGAATTAATTAAGAAAGGTTTTATGCTTGGTTCTGTTTTTCATAATCCTCGAATTCTAGCAGACACTATTTACACTGTTGGCATGAATTTAGTTAATGAAAAAAAGATTACTGAAGGAACAAATTATAAACTTGATTCATCAGGTATTATAATATCTGCTCCCTTCGAAGAATATACCCTTAAATCTATACCTAAAACTGACTAA